A single window of Mugil cephalus isolate CIBA_MC_2020 chromosome 1, CIBA_Mcephalus_1.1, whole genome shotgun sequence DNA harbors:
- the tspy gene encoding testis specific protein Y-linked isoform X6, with protein sequence MSEVTDCTQSADSASRKRCPSPDQDGGSTVPSKSAKVGDVLKETGVTSESCKNSEAESKGAAGSEGQSKESAAEPAAVHTDDTITQPVNSSSADGHDASNADEPQPSEAHGSHDAQEQAEKTKGTQHRSSTPMDQSDSAAIAAAEALASLTGGDGEDSQETPCSSEKVKHIKQGSKCRQRGGHQSSKVGSKTQAAAADSSTSVHSTDREDADENPEVDEGDESVSGSSSTASSSFPSDNEDNDDGECAIVSVKMAPEMRQSVALLAQVQMRLEALEKKSARLHQRLELKISRQRRPHLDQRSSITKTIPGFWVTALLNHPHLSAHIDETDEDALSYMTDLEIESFKHNKLGYRIRFHFRRNPYFQNNIIMKELHLGMGGKNKHGSPLSFSNPILWHRGHNLTAHSEPRKSSRGVYETFFSWFSDHSNPGQDDVAQILKDDLYRDPLRYYLTPLWEPRENGSSGTAARASGNGNRDECVVISDSDDEEQGSEKGEPEQGHSKEGEEEEEEEEEEEEDDRGPSAG encoded by the exons atGAGCGAAGTGACAGACTGCACACAGTCCGCTGACTCTGCGTCCAGGAAACGGTGTCCATCACCCGACCAGGATGGAGGTAGCACGGTTCCCAGCAAGTCCGCCAAAGTAGGCGATGTGTTAAAAGAAACAGGGGTAACTTCTGAAAGTTGTAAAAACAGTGAAGCCGAGAGCAAAGGAGCAGCGGGAAGCGAGGGCCAGTCAAAGGAGAGTGCGGCTGAGCCAGCTGCCGTGCACACGGATGACACCATCACACAGCCTGTCAACAGCTCCAGTGCTGACGGCCACGATGCCAGCAACGCTGACGAACCACAGCCCTCGGAGGCGCATGGGTCGCACGACGCACAAGAACAAGCGGAGAAGACTAAAGGTACACAGCATCGATCCTCAACTCCCATGGACCAGTCCGACTCAGCAGCCATAGCAGCTGCTGAGGCACTTGCCAGTCTCACAGGAGGAGACGGGGAAGACAGTCAAGAGACTCCTTGCTCAtctgaaaaagtaaaacatatcAAACAGGGGAGTAAATGCAGACAACGTGGGGGGCACCAGTCCTCAAAAGTTGGCTCTAAAACGCAAGCGGCAGCTGCAGACAGCTCCACTTCTGTGCACAGCACTGACAGAGAAGATGCAGATGAGAACCCAGAAGTAGACGAAGGCGATGAGTCTGTGTCTGGATCTTCCTCCACGGCAAGCTCCTCTTTTCCATCAGACAACGAGGACAATGATGATGGGGAGTGTGCCATTGTGTCAGTGAAGATGGCCCCAGAGATGAGGCAGTCAGTGGCTCTTCTGGCGCAGGTACAAATGAGACTGGAAGCTCTTGAGAAGAAAAGCGCCCGCCTTCACCAACGACTGGAGCTGAAGATCAGTCGCCAGCGACGGCCACATCTGGACCAGAGGAGCTCCATCACGAAAACTATTCCCGGCTTTTGGGTGACAGCT CTGTTGAACCATCCTCATCTCTCAGCTCACATTGATGAGACGGACGAGGACGCTCTTAGTTACATGACTGATCTTGAG aTTGAGTctttcaaacacaacaaactgggCTACAGGATTCGCTTCCACTTCAGGCGGAACCCATACTTTCAGAACAATATCATCATGAAGGAGCTCCACCTCGGGATGGgaggtaaaaataaacatg GATCTCCCTTGTCGTTCTCTAACCCCATCCTGTGGCATCGTGGACACAACCTGACGGCCCACAGTGAACCCAGGAAGTCGTCGCGGGGGGTTTATGAAACCTTTTTCAGCTGGTTCAGCGACCACAGTAACCCAGGACAAGACGATGTAGCGCAG ATATTGAAGGATGACCTGTACAGAGACCCTCTGAGATACTACCTCACTCCTCTGTGGGAACCGAGGGAGAACGGCAG TAGTGGCACTGCGGCCAGAGCTTCAGGAAACGGCAACAGAGATGAGTGTGTGGTGATCTCTGACTCGGATGACGAGGAGCAGGGTTCGGAGAAGGGTGAGCCTGAACAAGGCCACAgtaaggagggggaggaagaggaggaagaagaagaagaagaggaggaggacgacagggGCCCAAGTGCAGGTtag